Proteins encoded together in one Zonotrichia leucophrys gambelii isolate GWCS_2022_RI chromosome 1, RI_Zleu_2.0, whole genome shotgun sequence window:
- the LOC135455274 gene encoding olfactory receptor 51G2-like has protein sequence MEHDSHTPWEFNGSFHQPSAFLMMGIPGLEALHPWISIPFCALYLSALLGNCVILFIIRRTPRLHEPMYYFLCMLALTDLGLALCTLPTTLGLFWFGARRIGFDACLAQMYFIHILSFIESSVLLAMAFDRFMAISHPLRHAAILTRSTVLKIGLAIVLRGVLSLLPIPFLLRRLTYCGRTELSHSFCFHPDIMNLACADIKVNVFYGMIVLLSTVGTDFIFIVLSYILIIRTVLSLTTREECLKALNTCVSHICAVLVFFIPMIGLSMIHRFGKNVPPLVNTLVAYTYLVIPPALNPVIYSIKSTHIREALLRALCRKRGSHW, from the coding sequence atggagcatgACTCACACACCCCCTGGGAATTCAATGGCTCCTTCCATCAGCCTTCAGCTTTCCTCATGATGGGCATCCCGGGCCTGGAGGCCCTCCACCCCTGGATCTCCATCCCCTTCTGTGCCCTGtacctctctgctctgctggggaacTGCGTGATCCTGTTCATCATCAGGAGGACCCCGCGCCTGCACGAGCCCATGTACTATTTCCTGTGCATGCTGGCCCTCACGGACCTGGGGCTGGCCCTGTGCACCCTGCCCACCACGCTGGGCCTCTTCTGGTTCGGCGCGCGCCGCATCGGCTTCGACGCCTGCCTCGCGCAGATGTACTTCATCCACATCCTGTCCTTCATCGAGTCCTCCGTGCTGCTGGCCATGGCCTTCGACCGCTTCATGGCCATCTCGCACCCGCTGCGGCACGCGGCCATCCTCACCAGGAGCACCGTGCTCAAGATAGGCCTGGCCATCGTGCTCAGGGGTGTGCTCTCGCTGCTGCCCATCCCCTTCCTGCTCCGGAGGCTGACCTACTGCGGCAGGACCGAGCTGTCCCACTCCTTCTGCTTCCACCCCGACATCATGAACCTGGCCTGCGCCGACATCAAGGTCAACGTCTTCTACGGCATGATCGTCCTCCTGTCCACCGTGGGCACGGACTTCATCTTCATCGTGCTCTCCTACATCCTCATCATCAGGACCGTGCTCAGCCTCACCACCAGGGAGGAGTGCCTGAAGGCCCTGAACACCTGCGTGTCCCACATCTGTGCTGTGCTCGTGTTCTTCATCCCCATGATCGGGCTGTCCATGATCCATCGCTTCGGGAAGAACGTCCCTCCCCTGGTGAACACCTTGGTGGCCTACACCTACCTCGTCATCCCCCCTGCCCTCAACCCCGTCATCTACAGCATCAAATCCACCCACATCCGGGAGGCCCTGCTCAGGGCCCTGTGCAGGAAGCGGGGCTCTCACTGGTAG
- the LOC135456004 gene encoding olfactory receptor 51E2-like, with the protein MPFSNSSELSPSFVLAGPPGLEGAHSWLPAALCAAYVLAVLANGAVLLAVRAEPGLHAPMYLFLCMLAAIDLALASATVPRTLCLYWLGSRRIGFGACLTQMFLIHALSAAESTVLLAMAADRYVAICHPLRHAAVLDGRATAKVGLLALARGVLFFLPLPLLLLPLPFCGPRRLSHSFCLHQDVMNLACANTTPSVVYGLTAILLVMGLDAVLICLSYLLILRAVLRLAAWRERLKVFGTCVAHICVVLAFYVPLIGLSVVHRFGKDLAPLVHIIMGNIYILVPAVLNPIIYGVRSKQIQRTILSLIRVTDRAPR; encoded by the coding sequence ATGCCCTTCTCcaacagctctgagctcagcccaTCCTTCGTGCTGGCCGGCCCGCCGGGGCTGGAGGGAGCGCACTCGTGGCTGCCCGCGGCGCTGTGCGCGGCCTACGTGCTGGCCGTGCTGGCCAACGGCGCCGTGCTGCTGGCCGTGCGCGCCGAGCCGGGCCTGCACGCGCCCATGTACCTCTTCCTGTGCATGCTGGCCGCCATCGACCTGGCGCTGGCCTCGGCCACCGTGCCGCGCACCCTCTGCCTCTACTGGCTGGGCAGCCGCCGCATCGGCTTCGGCGCCTGCCTCACGCAGATGTTCCTCATCCACGCGCTCTCGGCCGCCGAGTCCACCGTGCTGCTGGCCATGGCGGCCGACCGCTACGTGGCCATCTGCCACCCGCTGCGCCACGCCGCCGTGCTCGACGGCCGCGCCACGGCCAAGGtggggctgctggccctggcgcGCGGCGTGCTCTTCTTCctgccgctgccgctgctgctgctgccgctgccctTCTGCGGGCCCCGCCGCCTGTCCCACTCCTTCTGCCTGCACCAGGACGTGATGAACCTGGCCTGCGCCAACACCACCCCCAGCGTGGTGTACGGGCTCACCGCCATCCTGCTGGTCATGGGGCTGGACGCCGTGCTCATCTGCCTCTCCTACCTGCTCATCCTCAGGGCCGTGCTGCGCCTGGCGGCCTGGAGGGAGCGGCTCAAGGTGTTCGGCACCTGCGTCGCCCACATCTGCGTGGTGCTGGCCTTCTACGTGCCCCTGATCGGGCTCTCCGTGGTGCACAGGTTCGGCAAGGACCTGGCGCCGCTGGTCCACATCATCATGGGCAACATCTACATCCTGGTGCCCGCTGTGCTCAACCCCATCATCTACGGGGTGAGGAGCAAGCAGATCCAGAGGACGATCCTGAGCTTGATCCGCGTCACTGACAGAGCTCCCCGGTGA